A window of the Cryptococcus decagattii chromosome 6, complete sequence genome harbors these coding sequences:
- a CDS encoding glycine-tRNA ligase codes for MVAAASVNHPSELTVPNKTAHAFDKSTLDALLARRFFFAPSFEIYGGVAGLYDYGPTGSALQANILDAWRKHYIIEEDMLELDTTIMTLSDVLKTSGHVDKFADWMVKDVKNGEIYRADHLVEGVLEARLKGDKEARGIKEEEKKEEEDDKKKKKKKAVKAEAVKLDDNTVAEYEYLLAQIDNYTGPELGEIIRKHKITNPTTGNEVSEPVEFNLMFESNIGPTGQIKGYLRPETAQGHFVNFARLLEFNNGKVPFASAQIGKSFRNEIAPRQGLLRVREFTMAEIEHYVDPLDKRHARFNEVKDVVLALLAKGVQSEGRTEIVKKTVGEAVAEGIVDNETLGYFLGRTQLFLTKIGIDPTRLRCRQHMANEMAHYAADCWDFEIQSSYGWIECVGCADRSAYDLTVHSVRTKQPLRVQQRLEQPRTVEKLECTFDAKAFGMKFKKDATMIKETLLGLEKDKLQCIKDELEKGSSNVKCADGKSYEITPDLIKINPITVTEHMREFTPNVIEPSFGIGRILYSVLEHTYWAREQDAARGVLSLPTVVAPIKCLIVSISQDAQLRSKIHEVSREMRKRGIASRVDDSSATIGKKYARNDELGTPFGCTVDFATIQNGTMTLRERDSTAQLIGPIEDVISVVDQLVKGTLDWEGASQKLQAYSGVQDVDA; via the exons TCTTTACGATTATGGACCTACCGGTTCCGCCCTTCAGGCCAACATTCTCGATGCCTGGCGAAAGCACTATATCATCGAAGAAGATATGCTTGAGCTCGATACCACCATCATGACTCTTTCCGATGTTCTCAAAACTTCTGGCCACGTTGACAAATTTGCCGATTGGATGGTCAAGGACGTTAAGAATGGTGAGATCTACAGGGCGGATCACCTCGTTGAGGGTGTTCTTGAGGCTAGGTTAAAGGGTGACAAGGAAGCTCGAGGTatcaaggaggaagagaagaaggaggaggaggatgacaagaaaaagaagaagaagaaggctgtCAAGGCCGAAGCTGTCAAGCTTGACGACAACACCGTCGCTGAGTACGAGTACCTTTTGGCGCAG ATTGACAACTACACTGGCCCTGAGCTCGGTGAAATTATCCGAAAGCACAAAATCACCAACCCCACTACCGGTAACGAGGTCTCTGAGCCCGTCGAGTTCAACCTCATGTTCGAGTCCAACATCGGTCCCACTGGCCAAATCAAAGGTTACCTCCGTCCTGAAACCGCCCAAGGTCACTTTGTCAACTTTGCTCGTCTTCTCGAGTTCAACAACGGCAAGGTCCCCTTCGCATCTGCTCAGATCGGTAAAAGTTTCCGAAACGAAATCGCCCCGAGACAGGGTTTGCTCCGTGTCCG AGAGTTCACCATGGCTGAGATTGAGCACTACGTTGACCCTCTTGACAAGCGTCACGCACGATTCAACGAAGTCAAGGACGTCGTCCTCGCCCTTTTGGCCAAGGGTGTCCAGAGCGAGGGTAGGACCGAGAttgtgaagaagactgTTGGTGAGGCTGTTGCTGAG GGTATCGTCGACAACGAGACTCTAGGTTACTTCCTCGGCCGAACTCAGTTGTTCTTGACCAAGATCGGTATCGACCCTACTAGGTTGAGATGCAGACAGCACATGGCTAACGAGATGGCCCATTACGCCGCC GACTGTTGGGACTTTGAGATCCAATCCTCTTACGGCTGGATCGAGTGCGTCGGTTGCGCTGACCGATCTGCCTACGATTTGACCGTCCACTCTGTCCGAACCAAGCAGCCTCTCCGAGTTCAGCAACGTCTCGAGCAGCCCCGAACCGTTGAGAAACTCGAGTGCACTTTTGACGCCAAGGCTTTCGGTATGAAGTTCAAGAAGGACGCTACTATGATCAAGGAGACTTTGCTCGGTCTTGAAAAGGACAAGTTGCAGTGTATCAAGGACGAGCTCGAGAAGGGCTCTTCCAATGTCAAGTGCGCCGATGGAAAATCCTATGAGATCACCCCCGACCTCATCAAGATCAACCCCATCACCGTTACTGAGCATA TGCGCGAGTTCACCCCCAACGTCATCGAACCCTCTTTCGGTATTGGTCGTATCCTTTACTCTGTTCTCGAGCACACTTACTGGGCACGAGAACAAGATGCCGCTCGAGGTGTCCTTTCGCTCCCCACAGTCGTCGCCCCTATCAAGTGTCTCATTGTGTCAATCTCTCAGGATGCTCAATTGAGGAGCAAGATCCACGAAGTTT CCCGAGAAATGAGGAAGCGAGGTATCGCCAGCCGAGTCGACGATTCTTCCGCTACCATCGGTAAGAAATACGCCCGAAACGACGAGCTTGGTACTCCTTTCGGCTGTACTGTCGACTTTGCCA CCATTCAAAACGGTACCATGACCCTTCGAGAGCGAGACTCTACCGCCCAACTTATCGGTCCTATCGAAGATGTCATTAGCGTTGTTGACCAGCTGGTCAAGGGTACTCTCGATTGGGAGGGTGCTAGCCAGAAGTTGCAAGCTTACAGCGGTGTGCAGGATGTAGATGCTTAA
- a CDS encoding pyrroline-5-carboxylate reductase has protein sequence MGYTLAVLGCGTMGVAILSGVISSLETRASLPRNPNASSQPPSGISTPTASQFFDAPEASLPSTFLATVGREETGRKLRRTFAEMGPIGKQVQIRAGQGNVETVDEADVILVCSKPQVARSILEEEGMSKALEGKLLISICAGVTISQLKSWVPETTRVVRAMPNTPCKIGEGMTVVTPLSDPLSRTLILNIFTSCGRCRFLDEKHFDACTALAGSGPAFVALVLEAMADGGVMMGLPRSEALELAAQTMQGTGRMALQTGLHPAQLKDSVTTPGGCTIAGLLTLEDGRVRSTMARAIQVATNHASGLGQDKA, from the exons ATGGGCTACACTCTCGCTGTCCTCG GATGCGGTACCATGGGTGTCGCCATTCTCTCTGGTGTGATCTCCTCCCTCGAAACCCGcgcttctcttcctcgcaACCCCAATGCTTCATCCCAGCCTCCCTCCGGTATCTCCACCCCTACTGCCTCCCAATTCTTCGATGCTCCTGAAGCTTCCCTTCCCAGCACTTTCCTCGCTACTGTCGGACGTGAAGAGACCGGCCGCAAGCTCAGACGTACTTTTGCTGAGATGGGACCTATCGGAAAACAAGTCCAGATCCGCGCTGGTCAGGGAAATGTTGAGACTGTGGACGAGGCCGATGTTATCTTGGTGTGTTCCAAGCCTCAGGTTGCGAGATCCAtcttggaagaggaaggtaTGAGCAAGGCGTTGGAGGGCAAGTTGCTCATTTCCATCTGTGCGGGTGTGACCATTTCCCAACTGAAAAGCTGGGTGCCTGAGACGACCCGGGTGGTGCGAGCTATGCCAAACACCCCTTGCAAGATCGGAGAAGGCATGACTGTCGTTACACCCCTGTCTGACCCTCTTTCCCGAACACTCATCCTCAACATCTTTACTTCTTGTGGCCGATGCCGATTCCTGGATGAGAAGCACTTTGACGCCTGTACAGCCCTTGCGGGCTCTGGTCCTGCGTTTGTGGCCTTGGTGCTGGAAGCTATGGCCGATGGTGGTGTGATGATGGGTTTGCCCAGGTCTGAAGCATTGGAATTGGCTGCTCAGA CTATGCAAGGAACCGGAAGAATGGCTCTTCAAACAGGTTTGCACCCCGCCCAATTGAAGGACAGTGTCACTA CCCCTGGCGGATGCACCATTGCCGGTCTGTTGACCCTTGAAGATGGCCGAGTTCGATCAACCATGGCCCGAGCTATCCAGGTCGCCACTAATCA CGCTTCCGGACTTGGACAAGACAAGGCGTGA